The Manihot esculenta cultivar AM560-2 chromosome 11, M.esculenta_v8, whole genome shotgun sequence genome includes a region encoding these proteins:
- the LOC110625923 gene encoding 11S globulin seed storage protein Ana o 2.0101, which yields MKMDIDLFPRLAKKEFGGDGGSYFAWCPSELAMLREGNIGAAKLALEKNGFALPRYSDSAKVAYVLQGNGVAGIVLPEKEEKVVPIKKGDAIALPFGVVTWWFNKEDTELVVLLLGDTSKGHKAGEFTDFFLTGSSGIFTGFSPEFVSRAWDVDEKTVSTLVGNQTGKGIVKLPASSKMPEPKKETRCGLVYNCEEAPLDVDIKNGGRVVVLNTKNLPLVAEVGLGADLVRLDGGAMCSPGFSCDSALQVTYIVRGSGRVQVVGIDGRRVLDTTVKAGNLFIVPRFYVVSKICDPDGMDWFSIITTPNPIFTHLAGRTSVWKALSPEVLEASFQVSSEVEKLFRSKRTSDEIFFPPPNC from the exons ATGAAGATGGATATTGATTTGTTCCCAAGGTTGGCCAAGAAGGAGTTTGGAGGAGATGGCGGCTCATACTTCGCCTGGTGCCCTTCTGAGTTGGCAATGCTGCGCGAAGGGAACATTGGTGCAGCCAAGCTTGCTCTTGAGAAGAATGGCTTTGCTCTTCCTCGTTACTCTGATTCTGCAAAGGTCGCTTATGTTCTTCAAG GAAATGGTGTCGCCGGAATTGTCCTGcctgagaaagaagaaaaggtcGTACCAATCAAGAAGGGTGATGCCATAGCCCTTCCTTTTGGTGTTGTGACATGGTGGTTCAATAAAGAGGACACTGAGTTGGTTGTGCTGTTACTTGGCGATACATCAAAAGGCCACAAAGCCGGTGAATTTACTGATTTCTTCTTGACTGGTTCCAGTGGAATTTTCACTGGCTTCTCTCCTGAATTCGTGAGCCGAGCATGGGATGTGGATGAAAAAACAGTGAGTACCCTTGTTGGAAACCAGACAGGCAAAGGCATTGTCAAGCTACCTGCATCATCTAAGATGCCTGAACCCAAGAAGGAGACCCGTTGTGGCTTGGTTTACAACTGTGAAGAAGCTCCATTAGATGTTGACATTAAGAATGGTGGAAGGGTTGTAGTCTTGAACACCAAGAACCTTCCTTTGGTTGCTGAGGTTGGCCTTGGTGCTGATCTTGTGAGGTTAGATGGAGGTGCCATGTGCTCTCCTGGGTTTTCTTGTGACTCTGCTCTGCAGGTGACTTACATTGTCAGAGGAAGTGGCCGTGTTCAGGTTGTCGGAATTGATGGCCGGAGAGTCTTGGACACTACAGTTAAGGCCGGAAACCTCTTCATTGTTCCAAGGTTTTATGTAGTTTCAAAGATTTGTGATCCTGATGGAATGGATTGGTTCTCAATCATCACAACTCccaa ccCTATATTCACCCATTTGGCTGGTAGGACTTCTGTGTGGAAGGCTTTATCACCTGAAGTGCTTGAAGCATCATTCCAGGTTTCTTCTGAAGTTGAGAAGCTTTTCCGGTCAAAGAGAACCTCTGATGAAATTTTCTTCCCACCCCCGAACTGTTGA